In one window of Agromyces badenianii DNA:
- the gcvP gene encoding aminomethyl-transferring glycine dehydrogenase, which translates to MSTSVSSAFDLDAFGRRHIGTSPSDHALMLAELGYDSLDALMAAAVPTSIRMGEVLDSAIPAAATEREALAELAALAEQNTVRTSMIGLGYFGTITPSVIQRNVLENPSWYTAYTPYQPEISQGRLEALINFQTMVTDLTGLDTANASMLDEGTAVVEGMLLARRASKSTSNRFVVDADVLPQTLALLESRSVAVGIELVVAELGEQTDVAAFGEHFGLFVQYPGASGRVWNPASVIAASKAQGALVVAAADLLALAVITSPGELGADVAVGTSQRFGVPMGFGGPHAGYMAVRGGLERQLPGRLVGVSKDAVGAPAYRLTLQAREQHIRREKATSNICTAQVLLAVMASMYAVYHGPRGIRHIAVSTAAKAAALAEVLTGFGLTLAHEAYFDTLRVHVPGLAGNVVERARQLGVNLWEADEATVHVAVDETTTEAELSLVARAFGLPERTEVVVEATSLPAVATGALRRSSGYLEHPVFNTHHSETQMMRYLKTLADRDYALDRGMIPLGSCTMKLNAATEMQSVTWPEFANLHPFAPEADVVGTLGLIEQLESWLAEVTGYDTVSLQPNAGSQGELAGLLAIRGYHLANGDTERTVCLIPSSAHGTNAASAVLAGMRVVVVATDELGNVDLDDLRARIDEHAANLAALMITYPSTHGVYEHEVKDITQAVHDAGGQVYVDGANLNALLGFARFGDFGGDVSHLNLHKTFCIPHGGGGPGVGPVAAKAHLAPHLPGHPMAQRVDHSGGVTHDGGPVSAAPYGSPSILPISWAYVRMMGSEGLKQATASAVLAANFVASRLRAHFPVLYTGDNGLVAHECILDLRPLTAATGVTVDDVAKRLVDYGFHAPTMSFPVAGTLMVEPTESEDLAELERFVEAMVAIKAEADAVAAGQWPADDNPLVNAPHTAESVIAGEWAHPYTREQAVYPVHALVRGKYWVPVRRIDQAYGDRNLVCACPPVEAFA; encoded by the coding sequence ATGAGCACCTCCGTCTCCTCCGCCTTCGACCTCGACGCGTTCGGCCGCCGTCACATCGGCACGAGCCCGAGCGACCACGCGCTGATGCTCGCCGAACTCGGCTACGACTCCCTCGACGCCCTCATGGCCGCCGCGGTGCCCACGTCGATCCGCATGGGGGAGGTGCTGGACTCGGCGATCCCCGCTGCAGCGACCGAGCGCGAGGCGCTCGCCGAACTCGCCGCGCTCGCCGAGCAGAACACCGTGCGCACCTCGATGATCGGACTCGGCTACTTCGGCACCATCACGCCGTCGGTCATCCAGCGGAACGTGCTCGAGAACCCGAGCTGGTACACCGCCTACACGCCGTACCAGCCCGAGATCTCCCAGGGCCGGCTCGAGGCGCTCATCAACTTCCAGACGATGGTCACCGACCTCACGGGCCTCGACACCGCCAACGCGTCGATGCTCGACGAGGGCACCGCGGTCGTCGAGGGCATGCTGCTCGCCCGACGCGCCTCGAAGTCGACCTCGAACCGCTTCGTCGTCGACGCCGACGTGCTGCCGCAGACGCTGGCCCTGCTCGAGTCGCGCTCCGTCGCGGTCGGCATCGAGCTCGTCGTCGCCGAGCTCGGCGAGCAGACGGATGTCGCCGCCTTCGGCGAGCACTTCGGCCTCTTCGTGCAGTACCCGGGCGCCTCGGGGCGCGTGTGGAACCCGGCATCCGTCATCGCGGCTTCGAAGGCGCAGGGCGCGCTCGTCGTCGCCGCGGCCGACCTGCTCGCCCTCGCCGTCATCACGAGCCCGGGCGAGCTCGGCGCCGACGTCGCCGTCGGCACCTCGCAGCGATTCGGCGTGCCCATGGGCTTCGGCGGACCGCACGCCGGGTACATGGCCGTGCGCGGAGGCCTCGAGCGCCAGCTGCCCGGACGCCTGGTCGGCGTCTCGAAGGACGCCGTCGGCGCTCCCGCGTACCGGCTCACCCTGCAAGCCCGCGAGCAGCACATCCGCCGCGAGAAGGCGACGTCGAACATCTGCACGGCGCAGGTGCTGCTCGCCGTGATGGCGTCGATGTACGCCGTGTACCACGGGCCCCGAGGCATCCGTCACATCGCGGTGTCGACCGCGGCGAAGGCGGCCGCGCTCGCCGAGGTGCTCACCGGCTTCGGCCTGACGCTCGCGCACGAGGCCTACTTCGACACGCTGCGCGTGCACGTGCCGGGGCTCGCCGGCAACGTCGTCGAGCGTGCCCGACAGCTCGGCGTGAACCTGTGGGAGGCCGACGAGGCGACCGTGCACGTCGCGGTCGACGAGACGACGACCGAAGCCGAGCTCTCGCTCGTCGCCCGGGCGTTCGGGCTGCCCGAGCGCACCGAGGTCGTGGTCGAGGCGACGAGCCTTCCGGCCGTCGCGACCGGTGCGCTGCGGCGCTCGAGCGGCTACCTCGAGCACCCGGTGTTCAACACGCACCACTCCGAGACGCAGATGATGCGCTACCTGAAGACGCTCGCCGACCGCGACTACGCACTCGACCGCGGCATGATCCCGCTCGGCTCGTGCACGATGAAGCTCAACGCCGCCACCGAGATGCAGTCGGTGACGTGGCCCGAGTTCGCGAACCTGCACCCCTTCGCCCCCGAGGCCGACGTCGTCGGCACGCTCGGGCTCATCGAGCAGCTCGAGAGCTGGCTCGCCGAGGTGACCGGCTACGACACCGTGTCGCTGCAGCCGAACGCGGGCAGCCAGGGCGAGCTCGCGGGCCTGCTCGCGATCCGCGGGTACCACCTCGCGAACGGCGACACCGAGCGCACCGTGTGCCTCATCCCGTCGAGCGCGCACGGCACCAACGCGGCATCCGCGGTGCTCGCCGGCATGCGCGTCGTGGTGGTCGCGACCGACGAACTCGGCAACGTCGACCTCGACGACCTCCGCGCGAGGATCGACGAGCACGCCGCGAACCTCGCCGCCCTCATGATCACCTACCCGTCGACGCACGGCGTGTACGAGCACGAGGTGAAGGACATCACCCAGGCCGTGCACGACGCCGGCGGCCAGGTCTACGTCGACGGCGCGAACCTCAACGCCCTGCTCGGCTTCGCCCGTTTCGGCGACTTCGGTGGCGACGTCTCGCACCTCAACCTGCACAAGACGTTCTGCATCCCGCACGGCGGCGGCGGCCCGGGCGTCGGCCCGGTCGCGGCGAAGGCGCACCTCGCGCCGCACCTGCCGGGGCACCCGATGGCGCAGCGCGTCGACCACTCGGGGGGCGTCACGCACGACGGCGGCCCCGTCTCGGCGGCGCCGTACGGCAGCCCGTCGATCCTGCCGATCTCGTGGGCGTACGTGCGCATGATGGGATCCGAAGGCCTGAAGCAGGCGACCGCGTCGGCGGTGCTCGCGGCGAACTTCGTGGCCTCGCGCCTGCGCGCGCACTTCCCGGTGCTCTACACGGGCGACAACGGGCTCGTCGCGCACGAGTGCATCCTCGACCTGCGGCCGCTCACGGCGGCGACGGGCGTGACGGTCGACGACGTGGCCAAGCGCCTCGTCGACTACGGCTTCCACGCGCCGACGATGTCGTTCCCCGTCGCGGGCACGCTCATGGTCGAGCCGACCGAGTCGGAGGATCTCGCCGAGCTCGAGCGATTCGTCGAGGCGATGGTCGCCATCAAGGCCGAAGCCGACGCGGTCGCCGCCGGGCAGTGGCCGGCCGACGACAACCCGCTCGTGAACGCGCCGCACACCGCGGAGTCGGTCATCGCGGGGGAGTGGGCCCACCCCTACACGCGCGAGCAGGCGGTGTACCCGGTGCACGCGCTCGTGCGGGGCAAGTACTGGGTGCCGGTGCGCCGCATCGACCAGGCCTACGGCGACCGCAATCTCGTGTGCGCCTGCCCGCCGGTCGAGGCCTTCGCGTAG
- a CDS encoding DUF2231 domain-containing protein: MDVTELASLAQEELLQIAGLPLHPLIVHTVVVLTPLTVLALLLGAFWPAARRRSGIVTALGALLVLGLVPITVAAGQSLAERIGPVPAVARHQAFGEMLLPWVIALFVVAAGQWAWFRYGDERVRRDSPGAARAMRIGLAAASVVVGSGVMVLLLLIGDSGARAVWGGLPS, translated from the coding sequence ATGGATGTCACGGAACTCGCCTCACTCGCCCAGGAGGAGCTGCTCCAGATCGCGGGCCTGCCCCTCCACCCGCTCATCGTGCACACGGTGGTCGTGCTCACACCGCTCACGGTACTCGCCCTGCTGCTCGGCGCGTTCTGGCCGGCGGCCCGGCGTCGGAGCGGGATCGTGACAGCGCTCGGCGCGCTCCTCGTGCTCGGGCTCGTGCCGATCACGGTCGCCGCCGGGCAGTCGCTCGCCGAGCGCATCGGCCCCGTGCCCGCCGTCGCGCGTCACCAGGCATTCGGCGAGATGCTGCTGCCCTGGGTGATCGCGCTCTTCGTCGTCGCCGCGGGGCAGTGGGCGTGGTTCCGCTACGGCGACGAGCGGGTGCGACGCGACTCGCCCGGGGCGGCACGAGCCATGCGGATCGGGCTCGCCGCGGCATCCGTGGTCGTCGGCTCCGGAGTCATGGTGCTCCTGCTGCTCATCGGCGACTCGGGAGCCCGCGCCGTGTGGGGCGGGCTCCCGAGCTGA
- a CDS encoding sigma-70 family RNA polymerase sigma factor — translation MSVDDDSRLAALYDAHGPSVWRYVVHLTGDPAAADDIVQEALLLAWRSPHILAQEPASTRSWMFTVARNLVIDEARSARRRHEIGVAEMPERVQHDATDALFESLLVEEALVTLSLEHRAVIVHAYYGGCSIAEVARRLGVPEGTVKSRLHYGLRALRLALQEKGVTR, via the coding sequence ATGTCGGTCGACGACGACAGCAGATTGGCCGCGCTCTACGACGCGCACGGACCATCGGTGTGGCGGTACGTCGTGCATCTCACCGGCGACCCTGCCGCCGCCGACGACATCGTGCAGGAGGCGCTGCTGCTCGCCTGGCGCAGCCCGCACATTCTGGCGCAGGAGCCGGCATCGACGAGATCGTGGATGTTCACGGTCGCCCGCAACCTCGTGATCGACGAGGCGCGCAGCGCCCGGCGTCGCCACGAGATCGGCGTCGCCGAGATGCCCGAGCGGGTGCAGCACGATGCCACCGACGCACTCTTCGAGAGCCTGCTGGTGGAGGAGGCCCTGGTGACGCTGAGTCTGGAGCACCGCGCGGTGATCGTGCACGCCTATTACGGCGGATGCAGCATCGCGGAGGTCGCCCGACGGCTCGGCGTCCCCGAAGGTACCGTGAAGTCCCGGCTTCACTACGGGCTGCGAGCCCTCAGGCTCGCATTGCAGGAGAAGGGAGTGACGCGATGA
- a CDS encoding anti-sigma factor family protein, which translates to MNEGHARFADWDSAYVLGALSPAERIEYEQHLETCHVCRQSIAELAPMPGLLARLSPERAAALLEDPDEASAPGPRDDLIEAVRLTDRRRRTRRTRTWWIAGAAAAVIAFVAIAVPLAIVGPRAGAETVAFESSSDVPLTASATLTPVGWGTRIELDCRYADSATSGAPAEGWPYELVVVDRDGVRSEVSSWRASPGSAARVSAGTAVDLDEIASLEIVAVNSGDVLMRGPFG; encoded by the coding sequence ATGAACGAGGGCCACGCGCGTTTCGCCGACTGGGATTCCGCCTACGTGCTCGGCGCACTCTCGCCTGCCGAGCGGATCGAGTACGAACAGCACCTCGAGACGTGCCATGTGTGCCGGCAGTCCATCGCCGAACTCGCTCCGATGCCCGGCCTGCTCGCACGGCTCTCGCCCGAGCGTGCCGCGGCGCTCCTCGAGGATCCCGACGAGGCGTCCGCGCCGGGTCCCCGCGATGATCTGATCGAGGCCGTGCGCCTGACAGACCGGCGCCGGCGCACTCGGCGAACCCGCACCTGGTGGATCGCCGGGGCCGCGGCGGCCGTGATCGCGTTCGTCGCCATCGCGGTGCCGCTCGCGATCGTCGGACCGCGCGCCGGGGCGGAGACGGTCGCGTTCGAATCGTCGTCCGACGTGCCGCTCACCGCCTCGGCGACGCTCACTCCCGTCGGTTGGGGCACGCGGATCGAGCTCGACTGCAGGTACGCGGACTCGGCGACATCCGGCGCGCCCGCCGAGGGCTGGCCGTACGAGCTGGTGGTCGTCGATCGCGACGGCGTGCGCAGCGAGGTGTCGAGCTGGCGGGCGAGTCCCGGAAGCGCTGCTCGCGTATCCGCGGGCACGGCCGTCGACCTCGATGAGATCGCGTCGCTCGAGATCGTCGCGGTGAACAGCGGTGACGTGCTCATGCGCGGCCCGTTCGGTTGA